CCTATTTTTAAAATCAATGTTGAATTTAAATCAGGAATAGGCAGGATCATAACCGTTTCTGACGTAATTTCCCACATTAAAAAAATGGAATAGAACAAATCCGCCTACCAAAACATAAACAAATGAAGATCATCATTACAATCTTGCTCATTACATTTTCTACAAGTCTGACTTTTGCGCAAACAAAAAAGCAAGAACAAAAAGATGAAAGCAAACCCTTTGTACTCGGAGTTATTGACGAAATCCAATCAGCTACCCTATCCGAGAAAAGAATTTTAAATATTTATCTTCCAGAGGGTTATAACAGGAAAGACACAACCAGATATCCGGTTGTTTATCTGCTTGATGGCTCGGCTGATGAAGATTTTATTCATATCAGCGGACTTTTTCAATTTAATAATTTTTCCTGGATCAACCGTGTTCCAAAATCGATTGTTGTAGGCATTGCAAACGTCGATCGTAAAAGAGATTTTACTTTTCCCACAACGCTGGATGCGGATAAAAAAAGATTTCCAACCACAGGCCATTCGGAGAAATTCATTACTTTTTTGGAAAAAGAATTGCAGCCGTTTATTGAAAAAAAATATAAAAGCAATGCTTCCAAAATGCTTATCGGTCAATCCTTTGGCGGACTTTTGGCTACTGAAATTTTACTAAAAAAGCCGACATTATTTTCAAAGTATATCATCATCAGTCCAAGTATGTGGTGGGATAATGGTTCACTTTTCAAACAATCCTCTCCTATTTTGCAACCTGAATTTTCGCAAAAAACTGATGTCTATATTGGCGTAGGAAAAGAAGGATTGACTCCCGGCGATAATCCTCGTGTCATGGAAGTCGATGCCAACTTGTTGGTTGAAAAACTGAGGAAAACAAAAAGTAAAAACGTCAACATTTACTTTGATTATTTACCGGAAGAAGATCACGCAACGATAACGCATCAGGCCGTTTTTAATGCGCTGAGATTACTTTTCCCTGTCAATAATAAAGCCGAATAAGAAGAATGGAAAAAAATTATGGTTGATAAAACTTTTTCATTTTCCAGAATAGTGAAGATTTTTTGCTGACCAGCCTTTTGGCTCTTTAAAGATCAATTGCCAGGTACATTAACAGTTACTATTCTTTTTTTGATAAATACAACGGATTATCAGGCATTTGAACAAAATGTCTGTCTGAAAACCAATCTCAGATTGTGTAAAATGTTAATCTCACATTCAACTAATAGATTTTAACTATTGAATTATAGAATTAATCGATTGTGATTATTTCTTTTCATATTATAACTTTATTGCTCTGCACAAAAAACAGTGCTTGTAATTGTTGACTTAACACATGAACTAATCAAAATGGAAAACGAATCAGGCGACATCAGCAAATGCCCATTTCATAATGGTACGCTGAATCAAAAGGATGATGTACAAAAGGTAGGTGGTGCCGGAACCAGAAACCGTGACTGGTGGCCAAACCAGTTAAAACTGAGTATCCTGCGTCAGCATTCTTCCTTATCTAATCCGTTGCAGGAAGATTTCAATTACGCCGAAGCGTTCAAAAGCCTTGATCTGGAAGCTGTAAAACAAGATCTTCATGCATTAATGACCGATTCACAGGATTGGTGGCCAGCAGATTTTGGACATTATGGTCCTTTGTTCATTCGTATGGCATGGCATAGTGCCGGAACTTACCGTGTAGGTGATGGTCGCGGTGGTGCAGGGTCCGGGCAACAACGGTTTGCGCCGCTGAATAGCTGGCCGGATAATGTGAGTCTGGACAAAGCACGCAGACTTCTTTGGCCAATTAAACAAAAATATGGTCAGAAAATATCCTGGGCGGATTTATTGATCCTTACCGGTAATATAGCACTGGAGTCCATGGGCTTCAAAACTTTCGGTTTTGCCGGCGGTCGTGCTGATGTGTGGGAGCCGGATGAAGATGTCTACTGGGGCTCAGAGACTACATGGCTTGGTAATGATCACCGTTATGGACAAGGTTCGGCAGGTGTTGCTGGCCATGGTGTGGTTTCCTCGGATGAAGATCCGGGACGTCAGATTCACACACGTGACCTGGAAAAACCGCTTGGTGCCGCTCATATGGGACTGATTTATGTGAATCCCGAAGGACCCGATGGAAATCCTGATCCGATTGCTTCTGCGAGAGATATTCGTGAAACATTTGGCCGGATGGCGATGAACGACGAAGAAACCGTTGCGCTGATCGCAGGTGGCCATAGCTTTGGAAAAACCCACGGCGCTGCTCCTTCTGACCACGTTGGAAAAGAGCCCGAAGCAGCTGGTTTGGAATCACAAGGATTGGGTTGGAGCAATAGTTACGGTACCGGAAGTGGTGCTGATACTATTACCAGCGGACTTGAAGTAATCTGGACAAAAACGCCGACGCAGTGGAGTAATAACTTCTTTGAAAACTTATTCGCTTTCGAATGGGAACTGACAAAAAGTCCAGCTGGTGCTCACCAATGGGTGGCTAAAAATGCAGACGCCATTATTCCTGATGCTTATGACAGCAATAAGAAACATGCGCCAACAATGCTTACGAGCGATCTTGCGCTGAGACTTGATCCTGCGTATGAAAAAATATCAAGACGCTTTCTTGAAAATCCAGACGAATTTGCAGACGCCTTTGCCCGCGCATGGTTTAAGTTAACACACCGTGATATGGGTCCGCGCGAAAGATATCTTGGCCCGGATGTGCCTCAGGAAGAACTGATCTGGCAAGATCCAATTCCAGCAGTTGACCATGCCTTGATCGACGAAAGTGACATTTCTGCTTTAAAAGCAAATATTCTGGCTTCCGGATTAAGCGTATCCGAACTGGTTTCTACTGCCTGGGCTTCGGCAAGTACTTATCGTGGTTCTGATAAACGTGGTGGTGCAAATGGTGCCCGTATTCGTTTGGCGCCTCAAAAAGACTGGAAAGTAAATAATCCGGCTCGGCTGAAAAAAGTATTAGGTACGCTGGAAAGCATCCAACAGGAATTTAATAGCACACAGTCGGGTGGGAAAAAGGTTTCATTAGCCGATTTGATTATTTTGGCTGGTAATGCAGGTGTTGAAAAAGCAGCGGGAAATACCGTCACTGTTCCTTTCACTCCTGGCCGAATGGACGCTTCCCAGGAACAGACTGACGTTGAATCGGTTGGTTATCTCGAACCGATTGCTGATGGTTTCCGTAATTATCAAAAAGGAAAATTCACTGTTTCAACAGAAGAATTGCTAATTGATAAAGCGCAATTGTTAACGCTAACCGGACCAGAATTAACAGTATTGGTTGGTGGCTTGCGTGTATTGGATATCAATTATGACGGTTCCAAAAATGGCGTTTTCACGACACGTCCGGGTCAGCTTACAAACGATTTCTTCATAAACCTGCTTGATATGCGTACCGCATGGAAACCGATTTCAGAAGATAAAGATGTGTATTTAGGAACTGACCGCAGCACTGGTCAGCCGAAATGGACAGCTTCCCG
The nucleotide sequence above comes from Dyadobacter subterraneus. Encoded proteins:
- a CDS encoding alpha/beta hydrolase, coding for MKIIITILLITFSTSLTFAQTKKQEQKDESKPFVLGVIDEIQSATLSEKRILNIYLPEGYNRKDTTRYPVVYLLDGSADEDFIHISGLFQFNNFSWINRVPKSIVVGIANVDRKRDFTFPTTLDADKKRFPTTGHSEKFITFLEKELQPFIEKKYKSNASKMLIGQSFGGLLATEILLKKPTLFSKYIIISPSMWWDNGSLFKQSSPILQPEFSQKTDVYIGVGKEGLTPGDNPRVMEVDANLLVEKLRKTKSKNVNIYFDYLPEEDHATITHQAVFNALRLLFPVNNKAE
- the katG gene encoding catalase/peroxidase HPI, with translation MENESGDISKCPFHNGTLNQKDDVQKVGGAGTRNRDWWPNQLKLSILRQHSSLSNPLQEDFNYAEAFKSLDLEAVKQDLHALMTDSQDWWPADFGHYGPLFIRMAWHSAGTYRVGDGRGGAGSGQQRFAPLNSWPDNVSLDKARRLLWPIKQKYGQKISWADLLILTGNIALESMGFKTFGFAGGRADVWEPDEDVYWGSETTWLGNDHRYGQGSAGVAGHGVVSSDEDPGRQIHTRDLEKPLGAAHMGLIYVNPEGPDGNPDPIASARDIRETFGRMAMNDEETVALIAGGHSFGKTHGAAPSDHVGKEPEAAGLESQGLGWSNSYGTGSGADTITSGLEVIWTKTPTQWSNNFFENLFAFEWELTKSPAGAHQWVAKNADAIIPDAYDSNKKHAPTMLTSDLALRLDPAYEKISRRFLENPDEFADAFARAWFKLTHRDMGPRERYLGPDVPQEELIWQDPIPAVDHALIDESDISALKANILASGLSVSELVSTAWASASTYRGSDKRGGANGARIRLAPQKDWKVNNPARLKKVLGTLESIQQEFNSTQSGGKKVSLADLIILAGNAGVEKAAGNTVTVPFTPGRMDASQEQTDVESVGYLEPIADGFRNYQKGKFTVSTEELLIDKAQLLTLTGPELTVLVGGLRVLDINYDGSKNGVFTTRPGQLTNDFFINLLDMRTAWKPISEDKDVYLGTDRSTGQPKWTASRADLVFGSNAELRAISEVYGSFDAQDKFVKDFVAAWTKVTNLGRFDL